AAAGGACCACATCCTGACTTAACCAATCAATAGGTTACACCATCATCATTCTTCATCTCACAACCTTTGTTCTTTCTCAATGAATGCAACAAAAGAAAACGTTATGACATTTCTATGTGTAAGGTGATGGGAGTAGTCCAATAAAGCAGACCATCAGATTTGTggatcaaaatacagaaatataatcTCTTGGACATAAAAAGTAAGAGCACTTCCTTACCTTTAAAAATAATAGATGCTACGGGATCCGGTGTACTTCCAAGTTTATTTTTAGGCAGACCTTTAGCAGATTCTACCACAACCCGCAACATTATGATCCTCACTAATATGATTCAGTATTGTTCTGGAATTACTTTTTAAAAACGAATAGCGCGCAGCATCATCACCACCGCCACCCCATCACTAAAGCTAACAGCACCTATTTGAACCCGTGTTAAATTTAGGAAAATATCAAGGGTGGGTCAGAGAGGAATAGTCTAATCGAGAGGTTTCACTCTCGCCAAAATTGAGCCCAATGCGTTTCTAAACTTGTTGCCTGCCTTCCCGCCTTTGAggcaacgactcccattgttaggacggagacatgagcatctcgtcattataccGATCTTTGGGTGGGTGGGGATTTGGGGGGAAGGGcagtgtgctgccatcctgtgtAAAGTGTTGACAGAGGCAAATATTGGCTCAGTGAAATAAGTAGGAAAATACTGTAAAAAAAAGTGCTAGTACTTAGCATGGAGCTATTAAAACAGGATATATAGGACAAAAATACATCTAGACTGAACAAATCGTATTTTTCCATTCATATTTGTCCTTTAATTTCTGTCCCATGACAAGTTAATTGGTGCTCTATTGTTACTGGACCGGTCAATAAAAGTACTCTGTCTCTATctagtgttttttatttttattaacatGTCAACAAACAAAAGAGGAATAgttacatacaaacatacatacaaaCTATTTACATTGCCAGGAATCCCAAACAAACAAATCATATTCATTAATAATACAAGTTTTAATTGCCTTTTTGTTTTTCATTTGAGTTAAAGTAGTGCCATATTGTTTAAATGAATTTATAAAGTGGAAAAAGTTAGGTTTTGAATTAGACCATTTGCATTTGTGAATATGAAATGTACCTAATATTATTAATAGTTTAATTAAATATATTATATCTTTATCAATGTCAGAAtgtctgaaataaatcattatatcAAAACCATTAAATTGTACAACCGGTCCTATTTTTTTGTAACACAATTCTGTTTGTCAATCCCAAAGATTATACTATAAATACAGGCAAAAAAACAAATGCAAAATGGTCTCCTCCATTCCACAAAAATCACATTTATAGTCAATATTCAGCTTGAATCTTTCCAAAACATGTTTCGCAGGATACATTTAATGTAACATTTTAAATGAATCTTCCTTTACTTTGTACTGATACAATATTTGTTAGCAAATTTCCGTCGAATGGtggttgatttttttttttaagtactgCCAGCGTCATGATCTGACTCCCGGATATGACGCCCAGACGCGCTGTAATTCAAACTTTTCAACTAGGAAGCTAGAAAGTGGCCATTTCATTCTCAGAAGTCAAGCGTCCTACAATGTTATTTTGGAAACAGTGGTCTATATTGTGAGTTATATTTTATAAATGTTTAAAGATACATACATGTTTTCTTAACACTAGACACCAGTTTGGGTTGAACGATCAAACGCTTAGCTAGTTAGCTGTGTGGTTAGCCAGACCAGATTCTTTTGACAGGCACATAACATAACGTCACTAGCTAGCATTAGTCACAAACTCAAGAAAAATATATAGCCGACAAATTCTAGCAAATTATCTGTATATTTTTGGTAAGATTGTGTTCTGTAGTTGTGTTAGCCAGATAACTAGTTATAACATTCAGTTGTGAAGTTATAGTACCTATGAAACCTTTTCGGTTAGGCATGTTCTTCTGTTGGTTTGTGCTTGAGTGTCTGTTTTGTCTGGCATGCTAATTTTAATAACTAGGCCTCACTACAAGTGCAAAATTAATTTCATTTAGGCCTAATTAAATAAACTTTAGTATTGCCTGTTCTATTGCCTACCTAACTAGATATATTTAGACTATTGGAAATGTGCCATTGAATGAAATGTGAGTGATTTAATTGTTAACATTAGTATTATCATTTAAACTTCAAAATCGTTTTTCTAGGTAACACTCCAGACATGGCATCAAAAGGCACCAAGGAGACCATTGTCAACAAGTTAGGCTTTAAATCCAGTGGCTCAAAACAGGCAGAAGCAGAAATGGACAGACTCAGGAAGGAGAATGCTCATCTGAAGCAGAAGATGGATGAACTATCAAAACGAACAACGAGGCCACCAGACTCTGACAAAAGCAAACTGCTGGAGGTAGCTAAAGTATAGTAGTTTGTGCAGACGTTTGGGCTAAGCAGTATTGCCAGCCCAATGATTATTATAAAGTTATAGAGTCCAAATTTAATAGGATTCATATAGTGATACATTTTATGCATGTAGGCTACAAATATATTAAACCAAAACAACCTTTTCACTCAATATATTCATATACTTGACCATATGATTTTGTTAAAGTCCGGGTTTAGCATTTTGCGCATCATGGGTGTGTCATTTTGAAAACCGTTGCTTTTGAAATTGTCTTGATGGAGTTGTGATATGCTCATTTAAGCATTTTTGTGCACTACCACATTTCATTCAAGTCATTAAAATGTTACATTTGATTGCAGAGGATTCTCTCTCTGgagacattgagggagaggaacACTCAGCAGCTGCTGGCTAAGGACAAGGAGCTGGAGACTCTGAGACAACATCTGCATTCCAATGGGGGAGAGGTGGTGGCCTCGCTCCAGGCTCAGCTGgaccaggggaggagagaggccgAGTACAGAGAGAAACTGTTCCAGTCCCTCTCGGAGGAGACGGGGAATCTGAAGAACAAATTGGTGGGAGTGTCGGCAAGGTGTCAGGCACTGGAGAAACAGGGTCCTGATTTACAGGTGGGTGAACGGAAATTTTCAGTCTGCTGAGGGTGCCTAGACTTTGATCCGTTTTGTAAGCTAAGGCTGAGTTATGGAGagaatgtacactatatatacaaaagtatgtgggcatcccttcaaatgagtggatttgccGTGGATTTCCATGGCAGAGTAGCCACACAAAAGCcttagatcaccatgcgcaatgccaagcgtctgctggagtggtgtaaagcttgccatcattggactctggagcagttgatacgcgttctctggagtgatgaatctcaCTTAACCATCTTGTATTCCGATGAATGAATATGGATTTGGTGGATGCCAAGAAAACGCTActtgcccaaatgcatagtgtcaactgtaaagaaatggtttgtcaagatcggtgtggaagatcttgacttacctgcacagagccctgacctcaaccccatcgaacacctttgggatgatatGGGCTGCCGACTACAACCagggcctaatcacccaacattagcgcccgaccttactaatgctcttgtggctgaatggaagcaagtctccgcagcaatgttccaatatctggggctggaggctgttatagcagcgaagaggggaccaactccatattaatccccatggttttggaatgagatatttgacgtgcaggtgtccacatacttttgatcatgttGTGAATGTGTAACAAGAAGCCACTGTAGTTCACACCCCTCTATATTAAGATGTTAGTTTCCTGTATGAATGTTGTGGTCATGGAAGCATTCCACATTTCAAGGTGAAATTCTCTTTTATCACTCTAGATGGCAGCAGTTTCTTTCTGAATGTCATGTCGTCCGACATAATACTTGTTTACTCTCAGATCAGGTGGCTCTGTGATATGAGGAAAGCCAGGAGTCTTATTCATTGAGAGAGAGCTCGTTTTATATCTCTGTCTCCAACTTTCGAATATCCATGAGGTCATAATCAAGGAAATCCGCCTCCTGACAGGCCCTCCTCACCGACTGCATTACCATACTGTAcataatcaccccccccccccccatatgatCACTCAGTCTCGGTATTACAGGATGGGATTACCATCTGGAAGGAGTTCACGAGCTTATGAACCCATGACTTCTCCTCTGGAAGTGTAGTTAAGGGCCTGAGCCGGGGGAGAACGACTGCCCCCTAAGCCccattttgatccagaaaaaaaccctGTATGTCATGTCAAACTTATTCCACAGAGGGCCAAGTGTCTGCAGATTTTCACTCCTCTCGTCCTTGATTGATTAAATAAGGCCACTAATTAGtgaggaactcccctcacctggttgtctgtcttaattgaaaggaaaaacctgcagacactagcagtggtgggaaaagtacccaattttgtcatacttgagtaaaagtaaagatgctttactagaaaatgactcaagtgaatgtcacccagtaaaatactacttgagtaaaagtatttgattttaaatctacttaagtatcaaaagtaaaaatataaataatttcaaatggcTTATTAttcaaaccagacagcacaatgtttttatttgtattatttacagATAGCGAAGGGCACACTAAAACATGACCTCATCATTTCCAAATGAAGCTTTTGTGTTTAATGAGTttcccagggatgttctcttgataagtgcgtgaattgggtCATTTTTCTGTcccgctaagcattcaaaatgtaacaagtacttttgggtgtcagggaaaatctatacattattttctttaggaatgtagtgaaaatataaattgtaaagtacagatactacttaagtagtacttcaaagtatttttacttcagtactttacaccactggacaCTAGGCCCACGATGGAATGAATTTTGACACTCCTGTAattgaatttgtccaaatacctaTGATTTCAAATGGGGGGGTGACCAGATGCATAAAGTGTTTTAATTTTTAAAAGGTGAAACGCATGTGTGTGAAATACCCTCTAATTAAAGGTGATGTCCTGTACTGTGTcgcctcatatgaaacatttaaacatctcaaatccaaaatgctggagtatagcgccagatatatatttttaaaatacttcactgtccaaatacatacAGAGGTAAGTGTATAATTCAGGTCACTGGCTGGTTAAAGGACACCCAAGGCATTAGATTATTGTATGCAGTACATACTGTCGCTAGAAGATGCTTACGGTTCAGCTTTCTTCCCTTTTTTATGTTTTGATTATAAGGGTCTCTTAGCAACTAAGAATAGtatcccacagacacacacacacagcagaccaCATCTTCATGTAGAAAGAGGTTGTTTACACCTATGTCATCGTTTTGATATAGGCTAATACCTGTGTTTTCTTTACGATTTGATAGAATGGCCAGGGACTCACCGGTGAGGTTGCAGTAGTTGAGGATCACTTGAGAGATGTGAGTTGAACAACCTGTCAAGATTAAAAATGAAATAGTCTTTCTTTGAGTGCTAAGGAAAATGGtataatctaaccctaacccccccaaGTATGTGTTTTTCCTCGGTTTACAAAAAGGCTTTGGAGAAGAATCAACAGTGGCTGGTTTATGATCAGCAGCGAGAGGCCTATGTCAAGGGAGTCCTGGCCAGGACCCTTGAGATGGAGCAGCAACTAAATCAAGCCAACGAAGCACTCCAACAACACAAAGAAGGCAGTTTGgatggtaaaaaaaaaagggGGGGCTGTGAGTCTTCCACGCAGTGTGGGATTTGGCACGCGTTTGCTGTCAAGAGTAAATCCACTTTTAAATCGGCAGATCCGAAAATGCATTATAAAGGTTGATACAAAACTAGACATTTTTTCCCGTGTGGTTAAAATAATTATCCTTTAgggccctcaaactcaactctggacttCAAAGACAGTTCCACTGGGGGGTTTTTTCTCAGTTGttccccctctaatcagggactgattttagacctgggacaccagttgggtgcaattaattatcaggtagaacagaaccagcatgctccggacctcgtagggtaagagttgaatacccctacTCTAGGGGCTAATGCTTATTAACCTATGTTTAGACTAGAAATGTAATCAATTATCTGTTGTCAACTAGCTATTAATTAACCATTACTAATTAGCTATTGCTTTGGTAAAGCACAGTCTACTTGAAAATAGTATTTCCTAGTGGCCGTTTTATAAGTGTTGCATAGAGCCCTCAACCTCATCTCTGGACCCCGAAaccagttccactgcttttttcatcgttcccctctaatcacagactgatttagacctgggacaccaggtgggtgaaaTGTTACATTTCAggcagaacagaaaaccagcatgctccagacctcgtagggtaagagttgaagaCCCCTGGCATAGGAGCATGTAAGACTCCAACCCTGCTTCCTTTTCCCCCAGCACCAGAGACGTCTTCGTCCCAGCTGCAGGAGCACTACGACAAGCTGCTGCAGGACGTGGAGGCCCAGAAGGAGGCGGCGGCGCGGGCCCAGGGGGAGCTGGGCGAGCTCCAGAGGCGGTACGAGGAGCGGTGCATGGAGTTGGTCGAGGCCCGGGAGCAGCTCCGGTCCGAGCGCCTCAGCAACAGACACACAGTCGGCGAGGAGAGGAAGTGCTCGGCTGACCGCGCCGACAGAATGCGGTCCGAGCTGGACAGCATGGACTccaggctggaggaggagaggaagaggtctGCTGAGCTGCTGCTGCAGGTATAGTTATACGCCAGGGAGATGTGGTCTTGGTGTGTTTATTATGCAACGTTGTTTGACCAGGTGAGTTGATTATAAAGCATTCTCTTTTGCAACCACGGCCTGTGGAAAAGTTTCTGGGTAGAGGTTGGAGTTTAATTTAGCAGTTCAATATGGTTGGGGATTTAATGACAGTTTTCTGTGTCAgaccacatacactacatgaccaaaagtatgtggatgcctgcacgtcaaacatctcattccaaaaccatgggcattaatgtggagttgttcccccctttgctgccataatagcctccactcttctgggaaggctttccactagatgttaaaaactgctgcggggacttgcttccattcagccagaagagcatttatgaggttgggcactgatgtttggcAATTAGGTGACTCGCAGTCAGCgttcaaattcatcccaaagttgtttgatggggttgaggtcagggctctgtgcatgccagtcaagCTCTTCCAcacctagacatttccacttcacaataacagcacttaacaGTTGACCGGTGCAGCTCTAGCAGTGCAGACAtcttacgaactgacttgttagaaaggtggcattctaagacggtgccacgttgaaagtctctgagctcttccgtaaggccattctactgccaatgtttgtctatggcaattgcatggctgtgtgctcgattatatacacctgtcagcaactagtgtggctgaaatagccaaatccactaattttaaggggtgtccacattttgtgtatatatagatatatctctctatatataaatatatacactgctcaaaaaaataaagggaacactaaaataacacatcctagatctgaattaattaaatattcttattaaatactttattctttacatagttgaatgtgctgacaacaaaatcacacacattttcaatggaaatcaaatgtatcaacccatggaggtctggatttggagtttcactcaaaattaaagtggaaaaccacactacaggctgatccaactttgatccttgtccttaaaacaagtcaaaatgaggctgagtagtgtgtggcctccacgtgcctgtatgacctccctacaacgcctgggcatgctcctgatgaggtggcggatggtctcctgaggaatCTCCTCCCAGaactggactaaagcatccgccaactcctggacagtctgtggtgcaacgtggcgttggtggatagagcgagacatgatgtcccagaagCATAGGAACTttgaagtggtctgtggtcaccacctgcagaaccactcctttattgggggtgtcttgctaaatgcctataatttccacctgttgtctattccatttgcacaacagcatgtgaaatttattgtcaatcagtgttgcttccgaagaggacagtttgatttcgcaaaagtgtgattgacttggagttacattgtgttgtttaagtgttccctttatttttttgagcagtgtgtgtgtgtgtgtatatatatatatataacacacacagtttaagttggaagtttacatacaccttagccaaatacatttaaactcagtttttcacaaaaaaatccctgtcttaggtcagttaggatcaccactttattttaagaatgtgaaatgtcagaataatagttgagagattTTGTTTCagctttcatcatattcccagtgggtcagaagtttacaggcACTCGATTAGTATTCGgatgcattgcctttaaattgtttaacttgggtcaaatgtttcgggtagccttccacaagcttcccacaataaattgggtgaattttggcccattcctcctgacagagctggtgtaactgagtcaggtttgtaggcctccttgctctcacacactttcacttctgcccacaaattttcaacaggattgaggtcaaggctttgtgatggccac
This genomic window from Oncorhynchus gorbuscha isolate QuinsamMale2020 ecotype Even-year linkage group LG07, OgorEven_v1.0, whole genome shotgun sequence contains:
- the cep55l gene encoding centrosomal protein of 55 kDa isoform X1 encodes the protein MASKGTKETIVNKLGFKSSGSKQAEAEMDRLRKENAHLKQKMDELSKRTTRPPDSDKSKLLERILSLETLRERNTQQLLAKDKELETLRQHLHSNGGEVVASLQAQLDQGRREAEYREKLFQSLSEETGNLKNKLVGVSARCQALEKQGPDLQNGQGLTGEVAVVEDHLRDALEKNQQWLVYDQQREAYVKGVLARTLEMEQQLNQANEALQQHKEGSLDAPETSSSQLQEHYDKLLQDVEAQKEAAARAQGELGELQRRYEERCMELVEAREQLRSERLSNRHTVGEERKCSADRADRMRSELDSMDSRLEEERKRSAELLLQVNLLQKTLLNQNEERRRVAILEQHIQLSAKDFENEKLDRQSLQHQLHKVLKELRKARDQIARLESSNQKQQSESRFSEPSSYKPEFERLSIEDPTSTSKNLLDESFLECPKCRALYTTSQHRELLAHLDYCFT
- the cep55l gene encoding centrosomal protein of 55 kDa isoform X2 — translated: MASKGTKETIVNKLGFKSSGSKQAEAEMDRLRKENAHLKQKMDELSKRTTRPPDSDKSKLLERILSLETLRERNTQQLLAKDKELETLRQHLHSNGGEVVASLQAQLDQGRREAEYREKLFQSLSEETGNLKNKLVGVSARCQALEKQGPDLQNGQGLTGEVAVVEDHLRDALEKNQQWLVYDQQREAYVKGVLARTLEMEQQLNQANEALQQHKEGSLDETSSSQLQEHYDKLLQDVEAQKEAAARAQGELGELQRRYEERCMELVEAREQLRSERLSNRHTVGEERKCSADRADRMRSELDSMDSRLEEERKRSAELLLQVNLLQKTLLNQNEERRRVAILEQHIQLSAKDFENEKLDRQSLQHQLHKVLKELRKARDQIARLESSNQKQQSESRFSEPSSYKPEFERLSIEDPTSTSKNLLDESFLECPKCRALYTTSQHRELLAHLDYCFT